One Spirochaetota bacterium genomic window carries:
- a CDS encoding glycosyltransferase family 9 protein, translating into MMTVSVFNTERIGDSMLALPAMRSFLAHYPGARSILVTDTSTAPLYSASGMFSAVHHFRYRKASVPDMLRAAKVLSAEHIDVMMLMPGGFFAAFIAFFAHARVRVGLASDMRGFLLTHRVRPRIDDRHRMHHFLDLLAPLGIPASELTPHINVPAGDILPRSPVPTIGIAPFTRDDPRRMYPLARWRALIASIAGQKERIIIAGSKDEAVHYRAFLDEMVSAYGVVDAVGKYSLLDTARLLTQCDVVIANDSGLMHLAAAAGTPTVALFGATRSEKAGPLGDHTRVVASPSPCRPCDAKARCTDVRCMDAIETHDVLAAMNELLERRDAVPNLSRKRNATTENTEK; encoded by the coding sequence ATGATGACGGTCTCTGTGTTCAACACCGAGCGTATCGGCGATTCGATGCTGGCGCTGCCTGCAATGCGCTCTTTCCTTGCGCATTATCCCGGGGCGCGCTCGATACTCGTCACCGATACATCGACCGCACCGCTGTACTCAGCGAGCGGTATGTTCTCGGCGGTGCACCATTTTCGATACCGGAAAGCATCCGTTCCCGACATGCTGCGTGCCGCGAAGGTGCTGTCCGCAGAACATATCGATGTGATGATGCTCATGCCCGGCGGTTTTTTTGCGGCGTTCATCGCGTTCTTTGCGCATGCACGCGTCCGCGTCGGCCTTGCCTCCGATATGCGCGGTTTTCTCCTGACACATCGCGTGCGTCCGCGTATCGATGACCGGCATCGCATGCATCATTTCCTTGACCTGCTTGCGCCGCTCGGTATCCCTGCCTCCGAACTGACACCGCATATCAATGTCCCCGCCGGAGATATCCTGCCGCGTTCACCGGTGCCGACCATTGGGATCGCTCCGTTCACCCGCGATGACCCGCGCCGGATGTATCCCCTTGCGCGATGGAGAGCGCTCATCGCATCGATAGCCGGGCAGAAGGAACGCATTATCATCGCCGGCTCGAAGGATGAGGCGGTGCATTATCGCGCATTCCTCGATGAAATGGTCTCAGCGTACGGGGTTGTCGATGCCGTCGGAAAATACAGTCTGCTCGATACCGCACGATTGCTCACGCAATGCGATGTCGTCATAGCCAATGACTCGGGGCTCATGCATCTTGCCGCAGCGGCAGGGACGCCGACCGTTGCGCTTTTCGGCGCGACGCGCAGTGAAAAGGCGGGGCCGCTCGGAGATCACACCCGTGTGGTCGCAAGTCCGTCGCCGTGCCGCCCGTGCGATGCGAAGGCGCGATGTACCGATGTCCGCTGTATGGACGCCATTGAAACGCATGACGTACTCGCGGCGATGAACGAGCTGCTTGAGCGAAGGGATGCGGTGCCGAATTTATCACGAAAGAGAAATGCAACCACAGAGAACACAGAGAAATAG
- a CDS encoding complex I subunit 1 family protein: MIDPLLMSILTNPWLIAIAKYVVILAVLMIGVAYFTLAERKFAGFMQDRFGPNRAGPFGMFQPFLDGIKLFFKESFVPANVISRVLFIAAPLVSFAAALTLWGAMPFGDPLIFGNVTVSLTLFEPNIGVLFFLAVGSMGLYGIIFAGIASNNKYSLMGSVRGAAQLVSYELTLGLSLLAVVMMSGDVTLSGIVDAQRETLITVAGVQVPGYHALTFFPFGFIAFMLFLIAIYAENSRTPFDLPECENELVFGYHTEYSGIKFGLFYLGEYMNMITNSFIIVTLFFGGTHIPFLQGWADTLPHNIAVLAGVGSLFIKAGFFCFLFIWVRWTLPRFRYDSLMRLGWTRLFPFALANIVIIAVLEVALPVLKLLP; the protein is encoded by the coding sequence CTGACCAATCCGTGGCTCATCGCGATAGCCAAATATGTCGTCATTCTTGCCGTACTCATGATCGGGGTGGCGTACTTCACGCTTGCAGAACGTAAATTCGCCGGATTCATGCAGGACCGTTTCGGACCGAACCGCGCGGGCCCGTTCGGCATGTTCCAGCCTTTCCTCGACGGCATTAAGCTCTTTTTTAAGGAATCGTTCGTCCCGGCGAACGTGATAAGCAGAGTGCTTTTCATTGCGGCGCCGCTCGTGAGTTTTGCCGCTGCGCTCACGCTCTGGGGCGCAATGCCGTTCGGCGATCCGCTCATCTTCGGGAATGTAACGGTATCGCTTACGCTCTTTGAACCGAATATCGGCGTCCTCTTTTTTCTTGCCGTCGGTTCGATGGGGCTTTACGGCATCATATTCGCCGGTATTGCAAGCAATAATAAATATTCGCTCATGGGCAGCGTACGCGGTGCGGCGCAGCTCGTGAGCTATGAACTCACGCTTGGGCTCTCGCTCCTCGCCGTTGTCATGATGAGCGGTGATGTCACCCTTTCGGGTATTGTGGACGCTCAGCGGGAGACGCTCATAACGGTTGCCGGTGTCCAGGTGCCGGGGTATCATGCGCTCACATTCTTTCCCTTCGGATTCATCGCGTTCATGCTGTTCCTCATCGCGATCTATGCGGAAAATTCCCGTACGCCGTTCGATCTGCCGGAATGCGAGAATGAACTTGTGTTCGGCTACCACACGGAATATTCCGGTATCAAATTCGGCCTCTTCTATCTCGGCGAATACATGAACATGATAACCAATTCGTTCATCATCGTCACGCTCTTCTTCGGCGGCACCCATATACCGTTCCTGCAGGGATGGGCGGATACGCTGCCGCATAATATCGCGGTGCTTGCCGGCGTCGGATCGCTCTTTATCAAGGCGGGTTTCTTCTGCTTTCTGTTCATCTGGGTGCGCTGGACGCTGCCGCGGTTCCGCTATGATTCGCTCATGCGCCTCGGGTGGACGCGTCTGTTCCCGTTCGCCCTTGCGAATATCGTTATCATTGCTGTCCTGGAGGTGGCGCTGCCCGTCCTGAAACTATTGCCCTGA
- a CDS encoding response regulator translates to MKDKKIMILNDEEILRNFIAYALEKHGFTTFIAANLEDAAKKMEEEPHVIITHLKSFDNSGEMLVDARRAVGSLPMIVIASQTTKAIRDRLAEVNASGVIEKPFAMDDLIQTLNSLFPE, encoded by the coding sequence ATGAAAGACAAGAAGATCATGATACTCAACGATGAAGAGATCCTGAGGAACTTCATCGCCTACGCCCTGGAAAAACACGGTTTTACCACGTTCATCGCCGCGAACCTTGAGGACGCCGCGAAAAAGATGGAGGAGGAACCGCATGTCATCATCACCCATCTTAAAAGCTTCGATAACAGCGGCGAAATGCTCGTCGATGCCCGCCGCGCCGTTGGTTCGCTCCCGATGATCGTCATCGCGAGCCAGACGACAAAAGCGATACGCGACCGCCTTGCCGAAGTGAACGCCTCCGGCGTCATTGAAAAACCGTTCGCCATGGACGATCTTATCCAAACACTCAACAGCCTGTTCCCGGAATAA
- the tatC gene encoding twin-arginine translocase subunit TatC: MTKVDHNKLDFLGHLDVLRGKLLISLAVLAAAAIVSFIFIDQVIMFLKAPVRHLTVELIYLRPQEKFITYIKIAFFSGLFAAVPVALVQLATFILPALTKKERRYFFPAVLSVIVFFYGGAAFSYFFLTPTVFNFFIDFAKNDGVKALWSVGEYFNMLIILILMMGLVFQTPWILLVLIKIGVLSVDMLTKYRRHVIVAIFIIAALITPTVDLYTQSIVGVTLYLLYEFTIILARILFREKKR, translated from the coding sequence ATGACAAAAGTCGACCATAATAAACTTGATTTTCTCGGACACCTCGATGTACTTCGCGGGAAGCTGCTCATATCGCTCGCGGTGCTTGCCGCCGCGGCCATCGTTTCGTTCATCTTCATCGATCAGGTGATAATGTTCCTCAAGGCCCCGGTGCGTCATTTGACCGTGGAGCTCATTTATCTGCGCCCGCAGGAAAAGTTCATTACCTATATCAAGATCGCCTTTTTCTCGGGGCTTTTCGCAGCGGTGCCGGTGGCGCTTGTTCAGCTTGCAACGTTCATCCTGCCGGCGCTCACGAAGAAAGAGCGGCGATACTTCTTTCCGGCGGTGCTGTCGGTCATCGTGTTCTTTTACGGCGGGGCGGCATTCTCCTATTTCTTTCTCACGCCGACCGTGTTCAACTTCTTCATCGATTTCGCGAAGAATGACGGTGTCAAGGCGCTCTGGAGCGTCGGCGAATATTTCAATATGCTCATCATTCTCATTCTCATGATGGGGCTCGTGTTCCAGACGCCGTGGATACTCCTCGTGCTCATCAAGATAGGTGTTCTTTCGGTCGACATGCTGACGAAGTATCGCCGCCATGTCATCGTCGCGATATTCATCATCGCGGCGCTCATAACGCCGACGGTCGATCTCTATACGCAGTCCATCGTCGGCGTAACGTTGTATCTCCTCTACGAATTCACCATCATACTTGCGCGCATCCTGTTCCGTGAAAAGAAGAGATGA